In Clostridia bacterium, one DNA window encodes the following:
- a CDS encoding D-mannonate oxidoreductase (Converts D-mannonate to D-mannuronate), producing MSVSFNLANNTAVITGGAGILCSVMARELANKGV from the coding sequence ATGAGTGTAAGCTTTAACCTAGCCAACAATACGGCAGTTATTACCGGTGGTGCAGGGATCTTATGCAGTGTCATGGCTAGAGAACTGGCCAACAAAGGTGTCAA